One region of Juglans microcarpa x Juglans regia isolate MS1-56 chromosome 7S, Jm3101_v1.0, whole genome shotgun sequence genomic DNA includes:
- the LOC121241373 gene encoding peroxidase A2-like: MSSSHCIAIALFCIAFLLGGISVSHAQLSSTFYDQTCPNVTNITRGVIQNALVSDPRIGASLIRLHFHDCFVNGCDGSILLNNSDTIDSEKEAARNNNSVRGFGVVDDIKAALESACPRTVSCADILAIAAEESVSLANGTSWTVLLGRRDGTTANSTGADISLPSAVDTLDTLKSIFSAVGLNTTDLVSLSGAHTFGRAQCPTFSDRLYNFSNTGNPDPTLNTTYLGTLQGICPQNGTETGLANLDLTTADTFDNNYFSNLQVGNGLLQTDQELFSTPGADTIPIVNNFSSDKDAFFASFGESMIKMGNIGVLTGSQGEIRLNCALVNANSSGSESYLHSSIETRDNAEYKYAI, translated from the exons ATGTCTTCTTCCCACTGCATTGCGATAGCTCTATTCTGCATTGCATTCTTGCTGGGAGGAATATCAGTATCCCATGCCCAGCTTTCCTCAACATTTTATGACCAAACATGTCCAAACGTGACGAACATCACACGTGGTGTCATCCAGAATGCGTTAGTGAGCGATCCCAGAATCGGTGCCAGCCTTATTAGGCTTCATTTCCATGACTGCTTTGTCAAT GGTTGTGAtggatcaattttactgaacaACAGTGACACCATAGACAGCGAAAAAGAAGCTGCCCGAAATAATAACTCCGTCAGGGGCTTTGGCGTTGTTGATGATATAAAGGCTGCGTTGGAAAGCGCTTGTCCCCGCACAGTTTCCTGCGCTGATATTCTCGCCATTGCAGCTGAAGAATCAGTTTCATTG GCAAATGGTACCTCGTGGACAGTTTTACTGGGAAGAAGGGACGGCACAACAGCCAACAGTACTGGTGCTGATATTTCCCTTCCAAGCGCCGTCGATACCCTTGACACTCTTAAATCTATCTTCTCAGCCGTGGGGCTGAACACCACCGATCTGGTTTCCCTCTCAG GCGCTCACACGTTTGGACGCGCACAGTGTCCGACTTTCAGTGACCGATTGTACAATTTCAGCAACACAGGTAATCCTGATCCAACCCTGAACACAACCTACTTGGGAACTCTGCAAGGAATATGCCCCCAGAATGGAACTGAGACTGGCTTGGCAAACCTCGACCTCACAACAGCCGATACTTTTGATAACAATTACTTCTCCAATCTTCAAGTTGGGAACGGATTACTGCAGACCGATCAAGAGCTGTTCTCAACGCCAGGAGCGGACACCATTCCAATTGTCAACAACTTTAGTAGTGACAAGGATGCTTTCTTTGCCAGCTTCGGGGAGTCGATGATTAAAATGGGGAATATCGGTGTGTTAACGGGGTCGCAAGGagaaattagattgaactgcGCCTTAGTGAATGCAAACTCTTCTGGATCAGAAAGCTATTTACATAGCTCAATTGAAACCAGAGATAATGCCGAGTACAAATATGCCATATAA
- the LOC121241541 gene encoding probable plastid-lipid-associated protein 12, chloroplastic isoform X1, translating to MALKAYTTNLGFQWNPTPTFSPMFKTRNLRYKSTKLFDSSYSSIRRNVTVNGSNVVDEQQQVSFNEQENKLIEALIGIQGRGRSASTQQLSDVDRAVQVLEGFEGVPDPTSSSLIEGRWQLMFTTRPQTASPIQRTFVGVDFFSVFQEVYLRTNDPRVSNIIKFSDAIGELKVEAAASIKDGERILFQFDRAAFSFKFLPFKVPYPVPFRLLGDEAKGWLDTTYLSPSGDLRISRGNKGTTFVLQKKTVPRQRLISAISTGTGVREAIDEFISLHQNLSRDETELQEGEWQMIWSSQVETDSWIENAANGLMGKQIVKENGQIKFLVDIFLGLRFSMLGKFVKSGKNVYELTMDDAVILGGPFGYPIEMESKFNLELLYSDDKIRISRGTTTLFLCI from the exons ATGGCTCTCAAAGCCTATACAACAAATCTTGGATTTCAATGGAACCCAACACCCACATTCTCACCTATGTTCAAGACAAGAAATCTTCGGTACAAAAGTACTAAGCTCTTCGACTCCTCCTATAGCAGTATTCGCAGAAATGTTACTGTTAATGGATCTAATGTTGTGGACGAGCAGCAACAGGTTTCATTCAACGAACAAGAAAACAAGCTCATTGAAGCGCTTATTGGGATCCAGGGCCGAGGCCGCTCTGCTTCTACTCAACAACTCAGT GATGTTGATCGTGCCGTGCAAGTTCTAGAAGGTTTTGAAGGCGTGCCTGATCCG ACAAGCTCTAGTTTGATTGAAGGTCGCTGGCAACTGATGTTTACAACTAGACCTCAAACAGCGTCTCCAATTCAG AGAACGTTTGTGGGGGTTGACTTCTTTAGCGTGTTTCAAGAGGTTTACCTTCGGACGAATGATCCGCGTGTAtccaatatcataaaattctCTGATGCAATAGGTGAGCTGAAAGTAGAG GCAGCAGCATCAATAAAAGATGGTGAACGAATACTTTTCCAGTTTGATCGAGCAgccttttcttttaagtttttaccCTTTAAGGTTCCATATCCAGTGCCTTTTAGACTTCTTGGAGATGAAGCAAAGGGTTGGTTAGATACCACGTACCTGTCCCCTTCTGGAGACCTCCGTATCTCAAGAGGAAATAAG GGCACCACATTCGTCCTGCAAAAGAAGACTGTACCAAGGCAAAGATTGATATCAGCCATTTCCACGGGTACAGGAGTTAGAGAG GCAATCGATGAGTTTATCTCCTTGCATCAGAATCTAAGTAGAGATGAAACTGAACTCCAAGAaggtgaatggcaaatgatatggAGTTCACAG GTAGAGACAGATAGTTGGATAGAGAATGCTGCCAACGGTCTTATGGGTAAGCAG ATTGTCAAGGAAAATGGACAAATAAAGTTTCTGGTTGACATCTTCCTGGGGCTCAGATTCTCCATGCTTGGTAAATTTGT GAAATCTGGCAAAAACGTATATGAACTTACAATGGACGATGCTGTAATACTTGGCGGCCCCTTTGGATATCCTATAGAGATGGAAAGCAAGTTTAACTTGGAGCTACT ATATAGCGACGACAAGATCAGAATAAGCCGGGGTACAACAACATTGTTTTTGTGCATTTAA
- the LOC121241541 gene encoding probable plastid-lipid-associated protein 12, chloroplastic isoform X2, protein MALKAYTTNLGFQWNPTPTFSPMFKTRNLRYKSTKLFDSSYSSIRRNVTVNGSNVVDEQQQVSFNEQENKLIEALIGIQGRGRSASTQQLSDVDRAVQVLEGFEGVPDPTSSSLIEGRWQLMFTTRPQTASPIQRTFVGVDFFSVFQEVYLRTNDPRVSNIIKFSDAIGELKVEAAASIKDVPFRLLGDEAKGWLDTTYLSPSGDLRISRGNKGTTFVLQKKTVPRQRLISAISTGTGVREAIDEFISLHQNLSRDETELQEGEWQMIWSSQVETDSWIENAANGLMGKQIVKENGQIKFLVDIFLGLRFSMLGKFVKSGKNVYELTMDDAVILGGPFGYPIEMESKFNLELLYSDDKIRISRGTTTLFLCI, encoded by the exons ATGGCTCTCAAAGCCTATACAACAAATCTTGGATTTCAATGGAACCCAACACCCACATTCTCACCTATGTTCAAGACAAGAAATCTTCGGTACAAAAGTACTAAGCTCTTCGACTCCTCCTATAGCAGTATTCGCAGAAATGTTACTGTTAATGGATCTAATGTTGTGGACGAGCAGCAACAGGTTTCATTCAACGAACAAGAAAACAAGCTCATTGAAGCGCTTATTGGGATCCAGGGCCGAGGCCGCTCTGCTTCTACTCAACAACTCAGT GATGTTGATCGTGCCGTGCAAGTTCTAGAAGGTTTTGAAGGCGTGCCTGATCCG ACAAGCTCTAGTTTGATTGAAGGTCGCTGGCAACTGATGTTTACAACTAGACCTCAAACAGCGTCTCCAATTCAG AGAACGTTTGTGGGGGTTGACTTCTTTAGCGTGTTTCAAGAGGTTTACCTTCGGACGAATGATCCGCGTGTAtccaatatcataaaattctCTGATGCAATAGGTGAGCTGAAAGTAGAG GCAGCAGCATCAATAAAAGATG TGCCTTTTAGACTTCTTGGAGATGAAGCAAAGGGTTGGTTAGATACCACGTACCTGTCCCCTTCTGGAGACCTCCGTATCTCAAGAGGAAATAAG GGCACCACATTCGTCCTGCAAAAGAAGACTGTACCAAGGCAAAGATTGATATCAGCCATTTCCACGGGTACAGGAGTTAGAGAG GCAATCGATGAGTTTATCTCCTTGCATCAGAATCTAAGTAGAGATGAAACTGAACTCCAAGAaggtgaatggcaaatgatatggAGTTCACAG GTAGAGACAGATAGTTGGATAGAGAATGCTGCCAACGGTCTTATGGGTAAGCAG ATTGTCAAGGAAAATGGACAAATAAAGTTTCTGGTTGACATCTTCCTGGGGCTCAGATTCTCCATGCTTGGTAAATTTGT GAAATCTGGCAAAAACGTATATGAACTTACAATGGACGATGCTGTAATACTTGGCGGCCCCTTTGGATATCCTATAGAGATGGAAAGCAAGTTTAACTTGGAGCTACT ATATAGCGACGACAAGATCAGAATAAGCCGGGGTACAACAACATTGTTTTTGTGCATTTAA
- the LOC121240337 gene encoding peroxidase N-like, translating into MKIMSMKKGYCLIMTTFMLFLVARSQLTTDFYKTTCPNLLSVVRKQMINAIKTEMRMAASLLRLHFHDCFVNGCDASILLDGTGSEKSAPPNQNSVRGYEVVDQIKSSVESSCSGVVSCADILAIAARDAVLLSGGPSWKVLLGRRDALLPATQSTVNGALPTPTEALDSIISKFAAVGLDLTDVVSLSGGHTIGLARCVTFSNRLFDSAGTAAADSTMDASMASDLQSFCPVNGDGNRTTAIDRNSTDLFDSHYFQNLLNGKGLFSSDQILVSGDVAAVTTTKSLVQSYSNNFSLFSADFANSMIKMGNINPLTGSSGEIRKSCRAVNSS; encoded by the exons ATGAAAATCATGAGCATGAAGAAGGGTTATTGTTTGATTATGACCACCTTTATGTTGTTCCTTGTTGCAAGGTCTCAACTAACTACGGACTTTTACAAGACAACATGTCCAAATCTTCTTAGCGTCGTGCGGAAACAAATGATAAATGCTATCAAGACTGAAATGCGAATGGCTGCCTCTTTGCTTCGGCTTCACTTCCACGATTGCTTTGTAAAC GGTTGTGATGCGTCGATACTGTTGGATGGAACGGGTAGTGAGAAGTCTGCCCCTCCTAACCAAAACTCAGTCAGAGGATACGAAGTTGTGGATCAGATCAAAAGCTCTGTGGAGAGCTCATGCAGTGGCGTTGTATCATGTGCTGATATACTCGCCATAGCTGCCCGAGATGCTGTGCTCTTA AGTGGAGGGCCGTCATGGAAGGTTTTGTTGGGCAGAAGAGATGCACTGTTGCCAGCAACGCAATCCACAGTAAATGGTGCACTTCCTACTCCAACAGAGGCACTGGACTCTATCATTTCCAAGTTTGCCGCTGTTGGCCTTGATCTCACAGATGTCGTCTCCTTATCtg GAGGTCATACCATTGGACTGGCCAGATGTGTCACCTTCAGCAACAGGTTGTTCGACTCGGCCGGGACGGCCGCCGCAGACAGTACAATGGATGCAAGCATGGCGTCTGATTTGCAAAGTTTTTGTCCGGTGAATGGGGATGGAAACAGGACAACAGCCATAGACCGAAACTCAACTGATTTGTTCGACAGCCATTACTTTCAAAACTTGCTCAACGGAAAAGGACTTTTTAGTTCCGACCAAATTCTAGTCTCTGGTGATGTCGCCGCCGTCACAACAACCAAAAGTTTGGTCCAAAGTTACAGCAAtaacttctctcttttctctgcCGATTTTGCTAATTCCATGATCAAGATGGGCAACATCAATCCTCTCACTGGTTCCAGTGGAGAGATTCGGAAGAGCTGCAGAGCAGTGAATTCATCATAA